In a genomic window of Gossypium arboreum isolate Shixiya-1 chromosome 7, ASM2569848v2, whole genome shotgun sequence:
- the LOC108472322 gene encoding exocyst complex component EXO70H1-like gives MRTIFSKSPSPPTHHHTFTESLIEENIEAAELSITKWDSLHGDDHVSYCNIASLFSENNRDEAKQYLSSIKGLQKAMRYLASLESTSDKLVRAQTLMQTAMKRLEREFYQILKSNRNYLDPESVSNHSSSRPSVSRSSFSDSEEDESENDSIPEVERGSSAVIADLRAIAEGMISAGYAKECFKIYRTIRKSIVDEALYNLGVERNLGFQQIQKMEWETLEVKIKHWLNAVKGAVKTVFYGERLLCDQVFAISSSIRESCFTDVSKEGALALFGFPENVAKCKKTPEKMFRILDLYEAVSDLWPEIESIFSFESTSTVRSTAVNSLIRLSDAVRTMLTDFEMAIQKHSSKTTVPGGGIHPLTRYVMNYISFLADYSGVLSDIVADWPLQISSPLPESYFGSPDKEESISSPISVRLAWLILVMLCKLDGKAEMYKDVALSYLFLANNLQYVVNKVRQSNLKLLLGDNWVTKHEQKVRKYTANYERMGWSKVFASLPENPTAEIPVDQVIEHFRKFNSAFEEAYKKQTSWVVTDPKLRDEIKLSLARRIGPIYKEFFDKYGGMQLMKEMWAESLVRYTPDDLGNYCSDLLFGSGSSGSISSSSSQGGGYSR, from the coding sequence ATGAGGACCATCTTCTCCAAATCTCCATCTCCTCCTACCCATCACCATACTTTCACCGAGTCATTAATTGAAGAAAATATTGAAGCTGCTGAACTTAGCATCACTAAATGGGATTCCTTACATGGCGACGACCATGTCTCCTACTGTAACATTGCTTCTCTTTTCTCCGAAAACAATCGTGATGAAGCCAAACAGTATCTGAGTTCCATTAAGGGTTTGCAGAAAGCTATGCGATACTTGGCTTCGCTTGAATCCACTTCCGATAAACTTGTGCGAGCCCAAACGCTGATGCAAACCGCCATGAAACGCCTCGAGAGGGAGTTTTACCAGATTTTGAAGTCCAACCGGAATTACCTTGACCCAGAGTCTGTTTCCAATCACTCATCTTCTAGACCATCGGTTTCCAGGTCGAGCTTTTCAGATTCAGAAGAAGATGAGTCTGAGAACGATTCCATCCCGGAAGTGGAGAGAGGCTCGTCGGCTGTTATTGCGGATTTAAGAGCCATTGCGGAAGGCATGATATCAGCTGGGTACGCTAAGGAGTGTTTCAAAATTTACAGAACTATTCGGAAATCGATCGTCGATGAAGCTCTATATAATCTCGGAGTTGAAAGGAACTTGGGTTTTCAGCAGATTCAGAAGATGGAGTGGGAAACTTTGGAGGTTAAAATTAAGCATTGGCTGAACGCTGTTAAAGGGGCGGTTAAAACTGTGTTTTATGGAGAGAGATTACTCTGTGATCAAGTGTTTGCAATTTCGTCTTCCATCAGGGAATCTTGTTTCACTGATGTTTCAAAGGAAGGAGCTTTGGCTCTGTTTGGATTCCCAGAAAATGTAGCCAAGTGCAAGAAAACTCCCGAGAAAATGTTCCGTATCTTGGATTTATATGAGGCGGTTTCCGACCTTTGGCCCGAGATTGAATCAATCTTCAGCTTCGAATCCACCTCGACCGTCCGCTCGACCGCCGTTAACTCCTTAATCAGGCTCAGCGATGCCGTTAGAACGATGTTAACGGACTTTGAAATGGCAATTCAAAAGCATTCATCCAAAACTACGGTTCCCGGCGGTGGAATCCACCCTCTTACACGCTATGTCATGAACTACATCTCTTTTCTCGCCGACTACAGCGGCGTTCTCTCCGACATCGTCGCCGATTGGCCGTTGCAGATTTCATCACCGTTACCAGAGTCTTACTTCGGAAGCCCCGACAAGGAGGAGAGCATTTCCTCGCCGATCTCAGTCCGGTTAGCTTGGCTTATTCTCGTCATGCTATGCAAACTAGACGGTAAAGCCGAGATGTACAAAGACGTGGCGCTTTCTTATTTGTTCTTAGCAAACAATCTCCAATACGTCGTCAACAAAGTCCGACAATCGAACCTGAAGCTCCTCCTCGGCGACAACTGGGTGACGAAGCACGAACAGAAAGTGAGGAAGTACACGGCGAATTATGAGAGGATGGGATGGAGTAAAGTGTTTGCCTCTCTGCCGGAAAATCCAACGGCGGAGATTCCGGTTGATCAAGTGATAGAGCATTTCAGAAAATTCAACTCCGCTTTCGAAGAAGCTTACAAGAAGCAAACTTCTTGGGTCGTAACCGACCCGAAACTCCGAGATGAGATAAAGCTCTCGTTGGCCAGACGGATCGGCCCCATCTACAAGGAGTTTTTCGATAAGTACGGCGGAATGCAGCTGATGAAAGAAATGTGGGCCGAATCACTTGTCAGATATACCCCTGATGATTTGGGAAATTACTGCTCCGATTTGCTCTTTGGGAGCGGAAGTTCAGGGAGTATTTCGTCAAGTTCAAGCCAAGGTGGTGGTTACAGTCGTTGA